DNA sequence from the Liolophura sinensis isolate JHLJ2023 chromosome 1, CUHK_Ljap_v2, whole genome shotgun sequence genome:
CTgttaaaaatcaaatgaaaaatacatgtagcctagtTTTTGACAGCACCAATATATTACAGCTCTAGTATTATTACCAACCAACAACTTCCCACTGTCCAAATGGCTGCACACACAACTTTACTGTAAAGGTTCAGCTTCATCATATTCATCAAAACAACATTGTAAACAGAAGTTTATAAAAGTTTCTTCCTTCACAGGTATAAGTACATATGCCGTTACACACATATAACactttctcaaaaaaaaaaaaatctgaaaaaactCAATAATTAACCAGTGATTTTGAGTTTTATATGTAttagcatttttattttaacttatttCAGTAATGGAATggttgtaaaaataaaattgcctaaatttaaatttgtatttttcatgaatttttacCAATAGCGATGCCAATGGCGAGAATGCCCCCTGTACTGGTTCCTCCTATCCAATCAAAACATTCCTTTATTGGCACCGCAGCAGCTTTTTCAATGGCAATGAGCATTTGTATAAGTACAATTCCCCGGATGCCTCCCCCATCCAAACATAACACCTGAGAAGTATGAAATACAAGTTTTAAATGACTAACTGCTTTGTTTTCCTGCTCAATAACAGTATTAGTACCTGTACTGGAAAGTTGCTCACTGAATACacagaagttgtgatccatatatttgttatgttatccaaaTAAGCatctaaatgccattgaaagaagTCAAGAAAACACCTCTGTAGCATCTTCATGTAAAAGTTCCACTATAAAATGGCTCAATGATATTCAACATGAAAATACGTGTGCTATACTTGAATGGTCACCAAAGGCATCGACAGTACCTTATGTTGGTACGTTTGTTCTGCTTTAATGTCACTTTTGACAATGTTTGACTACATCTGAATGGCAACTCATTGTAGCATCATTTTGCAATGCTTCCTGGGAATGGCTGGCCAAGGCACCAACCATGACAGTATAATCACAGAGATAGTCTAGTTGATGTGAGAGAGCTAAGTACCAAGGTCTTCAAACTGATTCAGGACTGAACCATGGTCTCCAGCTTTTGAGGCACTGAGAAATCTTATATCAAAATGTCAATTTTATAACGTTTCCATTCTCAAAACGCCTAACAAAATGGGTGGGGCATTGTAACCATGATTACATCTAGGCCACCAGTTCTGGAAGTTAGCAGCTGACACATGTAAGGTGTCTTTATTTGGTGTTTTCCTTTATCACACCGAAAGACGAGCTAATCTGAATCCTCTTACCCTTTGCGGGTTGACGGCATTGTCTGTCTCAGGCACAGAATCCACCCCCCTGGAGAGAGCATCATCCAAAACGTCGTCCACAGCTGAAAAAAATAGAACGATATTTGAATCATGTACTTTACATATGGGTAGTGTGAAAGCTTTAATTATAAGATTGCTTGTTTTTAATGCCATTAGAGATGGTTATGATCATACGTATATAAAGGCCAGCAAGGCAAAAAATACTGCTAAGACACCTTTCACCTTAAGATTTTTAAAGGAGGGAACAGTTCAAGTTCATCTGGAATCCTCTACATGCATAGATGAAACAATTTCCGCTGTTAGAATGCaaaaattattaacaaaacctCTGAAGTGACATAATATTGCTCCGTGTGGGTGTATATGAACAGAGTTTGGCCTTCATGATACTCAAACTGAAGAATGATCACTATTCcaatgaaactgaaaatatcTGAGGTTCAGGACTAGTGTACAACAGTATTGATTTTAACCTTTTAAAAGTGACAACAGCAACAGCAATGGTGACACAGTAGGGAAAcacaatacagaaacaaatagattaattttattttaaagtgaGTCAATTTCTTAACCAAGTGATGGTGGTTTCCTGGGAGGTAAACCCTGCAGTAAGAAAAGAATGAAACTCTCTCTGTGATACATGCAGTAATCTATATGTGTACTTAAGTGCATGTATCATGCACTAATTTACAAGCTATAGAAAAAGTCAGAATTTGACAACTACTAATTTTTCACAGGCTGATGCAACTGTGAATGATTGTGGATGACCATGAATGATTGTTGATAATGATGGATGTGGATGACCATGAATGATTGTGGATAATGATGGATGACTGTGGATGACCATGAATGATTGTGGATGACTGTGGATGACCATGAAAAGTATTTAGTATAAGGGTTATCACCTGAGCTTGAGGTGTTcgaaagccatttctgacttaagtcaaattttgaaacCTGTGTTTTGAAAACTACATAAGTTTTACACAGTAAAGTtggaaaaagcagaaaaaaatctACAAACTGTGCGATACAGAACTAGGTGTCCTTGCCTTTCGTGCACCCTAGAGAACAACTAGAGAGTTAGCTTACTCAGCCTTCCCTGTGCCCTAGATGACAGCTGAAGTGAGAGAGCCAGCTTACCTAGCCTTCCCTGCACcctctagctacatgtagagtGAGAGAATCAGCTTACCCAACCTTTCCTGTGCCCTAAAGTGAGAAAGTTAGCTTACCCAGCCTTTCCTGTGCCCTAAAGGTCAACTAGTCAGAGCCAGTTTACCCACCCTAGTGAAAGAGCCAGCTTACTCGGCCTTTCTTGTGTCCTAGAGGACAACTAGAGTGAGAAAGCGAGCTAACTAACCTTTCCTGTGCCCTAGAGTGAGAAAGCTAGCTTACCCAGCCTTTCCTGTGCCATAGAGGACAACTAGAGAGAGAGCCAGATTACCCAGCTTTTCTTGTGCCCTAGATTACAATTAGAACTAGAGAGCCAGCTTACTCAGCCTTTCCTGTGCCTTAGATGACAACCAGAGTGATAGACCGCTTACCCAGCCTTTCCTGCACCCCAGAGGACTAGAGTAAATGAGCCAGCTTACCCAGCCTTCCCTGTGCCCTAGAGGGCAACGAGAGTGAGAAAGCCAGCTTACCTAGACTTTCCTGTGCCCTAAAGGACAACTAGGGTGAGAGAACTATCTTACCCATCCTTTCCTGTGACAGAAGTTCCTCCATGGATTCGTCAGGCTTTCCATTGAAGCTTCCCTCTGACACACAGCCATTGAGGCAACCTTTAGTTTTTTTGCCACACCTCTCTGCTCCTGACCGGTGAAATATATACAACATCACATCCCtgttgaaacaaaataaaaaccacaattACAGAATTTATGGTTAAACCACGGAAAAGCCATTATACTGTAAGTTTAGTACAAGCATTAAATCATGAACCATTGACGAAAACCATGTTTAATACTTGTATTTATAATGTTCTGGTTTCACAGTTTTCTACCATGGGTGGATTGCCATGCATCCATTCTATTGCAAGGAAATACAATTTAATCAACAGCTCCAAAACCCTTCAGAATTAGAACCTGATTATAACAGGGAAGAAAGTAACATTGTATTATGCCACCTGTCATGCCTGTACACCATCTGAACACCCTGAGTGGTCTGATCTTTCACTTACCTATTTTTTAACTTGCTTGTTGCAACTAAATGACGAGCTGTCTGGTTATTGTCATTTTTTGCATCAACATTAGCACCAAACACAATGAGACTCTTGATCAAATCAATGTTGTCtttctgaaaaacacaagatatttCTCATGCCACCTGTGAGAAAACACAAGTATGCCACCAGACAATGAAGTTCTTTGAACTAAAACAAGGtaagctgctgaatcattaccTTGATGAACTCttctgaaaatgaaggcaagaagaAGCCATTTACGCAGATTAACATTATGTATGAGTCAAACTGGATGTACGATCGTGCTCATAACTCCAAAAAGATACAATCACCTTATAACTCCTTTAAGCAAGCGgcttaatttttttcacaatcaaTTTTAAACTCAATAGGGCCACATAAAATTGCCTCCCTTGAGGTTAAAGTGGCATAGGCTGGTTAGATTCCTATTTTCAAGACGCATATTAATTTTGTGAAGTGATTTGAAAGAAAGAAAGCTGAATATTTTTAAAccatttggatgaaatttaaaaatcctccaatgaaatacacgtacatgtatgctaaagCGTATCTCAGACAGCTTGCGCAAACTCGATAAATCATATTCTACCTAAGCTGAAAAGATGCATTTTATCTCTCGCCAAGTTTTGAGACTCACAGAGGCTGATATGTTTTTCTACACTCTGCTGCCTAGAAAACAGAAGCAACCATCATGACAAACCCTACATAATGTATACTTCAATAAGCTCGGTCCCACCTCTCTTAGTTTCGCGCCTGATACTTCATAGCTGCTAGTGTAtagcaagggaggtaattcagaggagGCCTACTGCGGGGcttatgctgtaagtcttaatAATGACTGTAGCTGCGACCTCATCGAGCATGCGGGCCAAGTGTATATGGAAGCCAGAAGCACCTTAACTCTTCTACATTGTTTaaccaataaacatgtaactgtaacagGCATAcagagtttttcttttctcacatctaataaacaacatatacatatctttacttttccaaaaaactgagagataatgtaattttttgttttcagcactaatatctgtcctaaaaatcagaagaattacagtgcatgtaaGTTATTATCTGTGACCCACCTTAACAGCTAGATGAAGGGGTGTGTTACCTCCCTTGCCTGCTGCATTCACACATGTCCCATGACATAGCAAGCCAGTGACACAGTCCAATCGTCCTCTCTCCAGCATAATGTTAAGGGGTGAGTCCCCTGCTTCACTGACAGCATTCAGATCACACCCCTTCTCCACACATAGCTCCACAGCCTTCAGCAAACAAACCATCATGTGTTATTAGGGATGTAATATGCTGTTAAAAAGAGCATCATGATTAAAAGAGGAGACCGCAAAGTGTCAATATTGCCACAAAACCTAACATAGCCTTAAGAACTCCTACTTAAGCTCTATCCATAGGAGGCACATTTTTGTGTGCAAAAATTACCTGCATGATTGtgtgaaaattgtaaattttaatgacatttgtcatgttttcttcCTGTCAGACATACTGCATTTATGGCTACAAAATCTGTTTGTGAGTTCTAAATGTCACAACAACAATCAGCATGGGGGCTGCTTAACTATTATCTTAACTTAACTATTAATGTACATCAAGCCTTACAGTATCtgtcacaaaatctgatgaaGAAAACATGCTTTGGGTTAGTAAAaccacatccagaatggtaggaGAAGAGAATTTAATTTGAAGATACCTATATAAACATTAATTTAACCACAGAATATGTATCTTAGCTATCAGATAATCCCCCCACTATCACACCCTGCTACATTTTTTCTGCATAAAAATTATAGGCTGACCAGATTTATCCATTACTTTATTCCCCAAATTTGACATTATTTGAAACCAATGACACAAGTGGCTTTGTCTGCTCGTTGGAtggaattaataaataaaaacattgtttgCACAAGCAAGTTGCCCCTTACAATCCAGCTCCAGCAGTGGGTAATATTTGACAGCATGGTATAAACATTCCACTGATAAATAAACAATGCATAACAGGCTTTCATACTTCTTTTGACTTTGCCCAATGTACAGGTGTTCCATTATACTTGCTATCCCTGGAGTTAATTTGGTCTGGGTGATGAGTTAAGATCTTCCGAGCTGATCTATAAAGGGGATAAACAAAGCAGGAAGTGAGTACTGTCATGGACAGTAAGCATTAAAGGAAGAGCACACTGTGTTATTTAAAACTGTGAATAACTGACATGATCATTCTTGATCTTCATATTGATTTCTCTAAATTACAATGTGCTACATAGGTAGAAACTCAGTTTTATACTTTACATTAACCAACATAAAATACTGAGTTTAGTACTTATCCACAGACAAAAAGCTGTTAGAGAAAAGCAGGTGCTTGTTTTAGCTTCAATGCTATAGCCATTTtcaccactgtacatgtacatttggctGACCATACTCAGTCTTATGAAACATTCCTGTGCCTTTGTAATGGTGTTATGAAAGGTAGATAGGATCAACAGAAAGATACCAGCATGTCTCCAGCCAAAGGACataaattatgtacagatttgaCACATTCCATAAAGAcaagataagtacatgtaattggtaTTGATGAACTGCAGGGATTAAGAGCTAACAGAAGCAAATGGATATGTATTCATACACAAAGTACAAGAAGAAATAGATTGGGACAGACAAAGCCTTTACATTACTTAAGGCAGATAATAAACAAGATTCTCATTTGGGTCCTTTTTGAAAGGTAAAAGAGATAAAAACCTTGGCAATATGCAATTCACTGCATCTTGAATATGTAAAATCTTAAGACTTATTCCTTAATAAATGTACAGCCTGTCTCAATGATATCCTAAGTACTTGCATATCTTGAAATATTATCAAGCTATATCTGGTCAAATTCCAGAAGTGTCGACAGACAACATCCCCTTTAGATTTTTGCTTTGGTACTAGATTACTATTTGATAGCACAGCAGAAGGTAATTTATAGTCTTCTGTACATAACACTGGAAAATCTGGACATTTATTGTTCCTAATTTGGATACACATTGCAGGACACTTTAGACTTTGAAATATTATCAAGCTATATCTGGTCAAATTCCAGAAGTGTCGACAGACAACTTCCCCTTTAGATTTTTACTTTGGTACTAGATTACTATTTGATAGCACAGCAGAAGGTAATTTATAGTCTTCTGTATCTAACACTGGAAAATCTGGACATTTATTGTTCCTAATTTGGATACACATTGCAGGACACTTTAGACTTTAAAGTGATATGACTCAATTTCAGTAGCTTTTACTCAGGTGGAAGAGACAAAAAGTAAACTAATTCTATAACCTCATGGGAAGCACTTCTGTGCAAACACAGTAgcattaataataaaaactttGTTACCAGGCAGATGGACAAACAGACAATGCCAAGTGTAATAGATCTCGTAATAaggagtaaaacaaaaaaaaagcgtGATGGCAAGAAGGGTACCTAATATGATTGAATTATATGTATAAAGAAGAAGACATGAGTAAAAAAAGTGCATATATCAGTTTTCCTAAATTTAACAACAATTTGTTGTGAGGCATTTGATAAACTGCCTGTCCTTGGGCTTCAGACAaaccagtgagagctggatcCGATCAAGTGAAGTTAATGGTCAAAAGCTACTGATCTAAACTAAGATTCTGCCCTTTGACACTtaaaaaactgacaaataacTAAACAAAGTATTCATAACACTAAAAATTACTCAATATTTTCAGCCTAGATCCTATTCTTCAATTTACTTCATAAACCAGTGAACCCAAATACTCCAAATGTTGATCACATACTATGATCATTATACTTAACCTTAAAAAAcatataattaaattttaaaccaAAAGCAACTGAACAGCGGTTCTGTAGACTATAAGGAGATACGGTCAGGCTGAACAATGAACGATTGgcactgaatgaatgaatgactgcttaAGCTTTTACGTTGTACtgaacgatttttcagtcatatgatgattaggagtcattaggtacatgtatgtgtgcatatcGCCTGTCTTCTTGTGACACAGCAAATCCATGATGCCAAAGTGCTggcgccactgaaatatcatgccaaaaacaccacacatgacactccacccattcaaattatactgacaccaagccaaccagttcggcttccttgctctaacctcttaatgctgagtgccaagtgaggcagtaaaaagtaccattttatagtatttggtatgacccaacccaggtttgatcatgggtctcccaacttcgagacGAGATTGGCAGTGAAAGCAAACTTAAGCATTtctcaggtgacacattttgcatgattctgattgattcatccaccttacaggGCTATTTAggaatttttgtgaatttttatggcatcaaaagtatcattttaatgctTAACATGCTTCAGAAagttttaaatatcaaacttCAGGTGATATACATGCTGACGAGATTCACTTTAAGTGCACGAATATCAAAAAACCCATAAAATGCTAACTAAACTTACTCAATGTCACCAACTTTGAAGGCCATATGGATTGGTTTGGTGTCACACCCTGTGGCATTTACATCCGCTCCATTGGACAGTAACTTGTCAGTGCTGTCAGGTTTGCTCTCAGAACAAGCCAAGTGGAGAGCACTCTGGCCTGAAGCATTCAGCCAATTGATCACTCCATTATGATCTGCCTTCGCCATCAACTGCAACACAGACAAACAATACACAGGTTTCTTTAAATAATACAACCTTTGAGGATCGAGTCAAAACATATAATGGACATGTTCACAAgggtaagaaataaaaaatgtgacaGATCAGAGATGTTATAAACTGTACACGGTATCTAACATTTCATCCTTGACTTCAGTATCATGTTTTCTCTGTTTCTGAGAGTTCAATGGATCTCAGAAAGGTGTATTAAGGTTTGTTTATAAGGCAGGATAATATCCAACCAGAAAAGATTGTCTGCACCACCCAGACCTTAATACAGCTTTTTAACTTTGGCACCCTTTTCTGGTTCCATAACTTCggctgaaataaaacaattgtTGACATTTATCAAACAATAGGCTGAGTATGCCACTTTGCTTTGCTGTTCACAAAAGCAATATTTAGTCAGCTactcatgtgttttttttccctattttgtttcattaatttCACAGGAGTTATCAATTGTTTTGCATCAAAGTAACAAAGAAAAGAGTCAAAAAGATACATCAGAGATTGATAGAATGTATGGACGCCCCATATTTTCCCATAGGCCAGAAAAGGTGAACACTCCACCCAGCTTCTAAGTAAACAGAAGGCATattaaacaaaccaaaaatttAAAGTTCATATACCTGGGTCCAACCATGCAAGTagaacatttaaaacattttattcttcATTTGTGTGTAATATTCATGAAGTCTGGCAAATGCAGGAAATACAGGGCACCAGTTTGATGCATAAAGCATGGTAAATGTACCCTTGTGGACAATCTCGAACAGACTAACCTCAATGGCATCAGGGCAGTATATGACAGCTTTGTGATAAGCTGTGTCACCGTCAGCCTTGACCATGTCCAGCTTTGCACCCTGTTTCAGCATCTCCTCCACACAGGCCTGGTGACCAGCTGTTATAGCCACCATCAGAGGGGTCAGCGCGGTGTCAGTTGTGGCTGTGTTAAGGCATCTATAAACAACACACAGCGTGAGGGTCAGGTGACAAGTGGGATAACAAACACACTGCAGATCTTAGCACAAATTCACACAACTTCCAATATGAAAATATCATCCTCACATATAATTCATTACGATACGACTTGCTCTCTATCTAATCAAGAAACTAGTGCATCTATGTCAAGTAGTATGCATCGCCCTTACGACAAGTTCCCTTGTTTATTTTACTGGGCTTTAATAAATGTGTGCTTGAAACACTTTTACCCGTTTAAAAACCACTTGCTTCACAAGGTGTAGGGACCTACAACCCCCAGGCGTAAAGGCGTAGCTCAACCAGCTGGAGTTGGATTCAAATAAATGATCTTGTAAGTAACAAGGTGATTGGATGGTAGCAAGAGCAAGGCTTTAGAGCAATTAGCCTATGCCGGTGTCTTgtgaagattttaattttggttaCTGCTATGTTTACTTGTCTGTCTCACACCTGGATATAGGTTTGTGTTTTAAGGCATCCACAAGACCAACATGGGCTGCCACATGGGCTACAGTCCAGGTGGGGTTCTGCCGGACTGTGTCACATATAAGTTGTAACATCTGTTCCTGGTACACCTTTAACGTGCTTTTGTACAGAGGGACAAGTATAGAAGCCAACTTTTTGAAGGTGGAACTGGCCTCTCCTTCATTGGTCAATCtgaataaactgaaaaaaaaacgaaacaaaacaaaaatacccTGATTAACATCAGCCATGGATTGGTCATGGTCACTATGGTCTACCTTCAACAAAGAAATCTACACACCAAAGATAAAAGGAAATAACCGTTCTGTCCCAGCAGCAGTAAGTAATACCTGTAAAAGGATATGCCTTATACCACTTATCAGTTATAGCAAGATAGCCACAGCCAGGCAGAAATGGAAACACAGGCTTCATCTGTATGTTATGAATTTCAACATTAAACCCTTAgccattttgtatttattacttCCTGGGAATATTGTTCCAGGGGCACAATTTCACAATTTTGAAATTGTTCCCTTTTGACTTGACAAAAGTCATTAGATACACGGTATGGTGTGATATCCAAATGTggagatatacatacatgtacatacatacatgtcagaTTTCATTGTTGTTATTGGAGGACACAGCTCAAACAATTAGCATCTGTAGAATTTTAACAAGAAATTTACATTACAAGGAGCCACAGGACATTGTATGAAACTAGTGGATCACCTCTGTGTGCTTATACTGTGCTATACCCTATACCCTAGGAATTATTAAAGGAGAGTTTGGTAAACAGCCCCCTTTCATCTTATTTATATCTTTGCTCCAATTTTTAACCACCTACCTGAAACTGTTTCCAGGGTGGGCTGCAGAGTGGTACAACACTGCCTCAAAGCAGCCGGTTTGCTTGTAGAGTGTCATGGCATCATTTCTCTCCACTACTTTCTCcctttacaaaaacaaaaaagttattcCTTTGTGATACAGCTGTTTACTAGTGAAAGACCACAAAGTGAAGGATTTCACTGCACCGAAGCAAGTTTTATGACTTTATGTTCAACTTCATTTATCAGGTTTGACTGGCATGTACtcaatgaaaataatacaagacCAATTAAGTCCATGTTCAAGTATTCATACTATACATCAATGAACAAACTATATAAAAGGCTAAGAAAGATTGAAATTagctgtttaaatatttaaatacaagtAATCTCAACTCACTTCTTTTGTTTCTCAGGTTCACATACTTGAACCTTATAAGGGTTTATATTAGCTCCTGCTGCATTGATCAGCCCACCCACAACCTTGAAGAAGGAGCTCATCTTTTGGCCACAAAGTCAAGGTCAGCTGCACATGTTGTCTGCTCcttgtaactacatgtgtgaAGAACAGGTGCTAATGTTAATGTCAAAAACACAGCCACTAtatcatttttgatttttacatatacagtacatctgTACAATGTTAACTACTTTGTCctttacactgcactcaaggatatttcacttatggttgCAGCCAATCATATTTGTTATGGAGAACATGCATGAAATGTGGATCCACATCTTTCCTGGTGGCTGACAAAATGCCACTCAACTGTAGTgttgtaaatgacctaaaatttgctCTGATCTCAGGTAAATATATTCAGAAGGCAGGAAGCTAATTTACATGgtaaaaagtaacattttacgacatttatttgtctccaGAAAAGACTTTTTCTGAGCAAAAGTTTAGGTCATATAACTTAACTATTTTTATTAAAGCTCTATAGCATTTtgtatgtaccctaattcctcaacctttctgtATGTGAAAGATCAACCttcagtgtaatttatacatatttttcatttggttttggagacaaagctatGTTGGTGTGATAAACcaacaaaagtataatttcatcagttcAGACCAaatagtgccttcagaatatgcttgaataaacatcttgcaaacctgcgaaaaggttgaaatatTACCATACCTTTAAAGCAGAAAATATCTTAGCACCAGTGCTTTTCTATCTTCATCAGAATCTGGGAAAGCATATTTGTGACTTGTGAGCAAATCATACACAGGATGAAAGTCAGAGACAAGAAAGAAAGACAAAGaggacagaaaacaaaaactgatgtcATACGATGCAATGCATGCACATTTAAAAACTGTACCCCATGATCAAGAATAAAAAGTACATCATAGCCAAGAACAAGAACAAAGTAATCCTCTCACAGACCTGCAAAAGCCATTGTATGCAGGCTGGAATAGTCTAGAACTAATGCGTTATCTACAGGTAGACTAATGTGACATATGAGTTATCAAAACCAGATTTGGTGATAGGTGATAGCTTAGCTAACAGAACTTGGGAGTTTGGCACCACCAGTTAAAATCTTTGCACAACTTCAGCTACAACATCAGTCAACACAACCTTTCTAATCTAGGAGGCTGGATCAGTTGGCAAGTGGACAGTCTCCAACTCATTTCATACCGTATGCTTAGTGTACTTCTCACTTAGATGGGAGAATGCTAAAATTGTATAACTTCCCCTCTCAGCTAGtaactataggcctacagtttgATGGGCTTGTGGTATATTGTTAGTTTCCTCAACACAAGACACAATTTCCACTTCCATCTGGGTATCTAGATAAGTTAGATTCTCACAAAGAGttaattttctcaaaaaaattcGCAAATATCTAATACTAGCTACAGGCGTACATGGCCTATATAGTTTGATGTACTTTTAGGTctcagtttatttttacttctGCTGTCGACCGCTGTACGAGACGAAATCACGTTATATATCTCGTAGCGTGTATTTCTTGTAGTGGAGTTCCTTACTAACATCATAACTCAACCTTGATGGGAACATGGTTAGGGAAGTAAGGCACAAGCAATGATCGAGCAATATGTGTGTCCACAAATTTAATAAAGAACAACGCCTTTCAA
Encoded proteins:
- the LOC135467262 gene encoding 85/88 kDa calcium-independent phospholipase A2-like, whose amino-acid sequence is MSSFFKVVGGLINAAGANINPYKVQVCEPEKQKKEKVVERNDAMTLYKQTGCFEAVLYHSAAHPGNSFSLFRLTNEGEASSTFKKLASILVPLYKSTLKVYQEQMLQLICDTVRQNPTWTVAHVAAHVGLVDALKHKPISRCLNTATTDTALTPLMVAITAGHQACVEEMLKQGAKLDMVKADGDTAYHKAVIYCPDAIELMAKADHNGVINWLNASGQSALHLACSESKPDSTDKLLSNGADVNATGCDTKPIHMAFKVGDIESARKILTHHPDQINSRDSKYNGTPVHWAKSKEAVELCVEKGCDLNAVSEAGDSPLNIMLERGRLDCVTGLLCHGTCVNAAGKGGNTPLHLAVKKDNIDLIKSLIVFGANVDAKNDNNQTARHLVATSKLKNRDVMLYIFHRSGAERCGKKTKGCLNGCVSEGSFNGKPDESMEELLSQERMAVDDVLDDALSRGVDSVPETDNAVNPQRVLCLDGGGIRGIVLIQMLIAIEKAAAVPIKECFDWIGGTSTGGILAIGIAIGKPLQQILGMYFGLRDKVFVGTRPYPSKPLEDLLKKELSETLVMSDIKYPKILVTGALADRFPPELHYFRNYVPPIVYRPTSEGPLQSVHPPPSEQLVWQAARCSGAAPTYFRASGPFLDGGLVSNNPTLDVMTEIHEYNIGLKTQGRHEEITPLGVIVSLGTGRIPTVPVRTIDIFKPGGLFDAWKSAQGMSALINILQEQATVTEGRPNDRARAWCSMINVPFFRFSPQLSEDVPLDAHDDKTILNMMWETQCYIATKKHKFSELGTLLRGNNPHDKS